A genomic stretch from Oleomonas cavernae includes:
- a CDS encoding type II toxin-antitoxin system VapC family toxin → MYLLDTNIVSADAAAKRAVGADAFAAWVQAHSAQLFISTVTVAEIEAGIARAARIGATAKARHLRHWLSAVEHFYAGRILPFGIEEAREAGAVIDRARAHDPGFEDIAIAATAAVRGFTVLTANERHFAPLGVRLANPLKTLPPPGP, encoded by the coding sequence TTGTATCTGCTCGACACCAACATCGTGTCGGCCGACGCGGCGGCCAAGCGCGCGGTCGGCGCGGATGCCTTCGCCGCCTGGGTCCAGGCACATTCGGCGCAGCTCTTCATCTCGACCGTGACCGTCGCCGAGATCGAGGCCGGCATTGCCCGTGCCGCGCGAATCGGCGCCACGGCCAAGGCAAGGCACCTGCGCCATTGGCTTTCCGCCGTCGAGCACTTCTATGCCGGGCGCATCCTGCCGTTCGGGATCGAGGAAGCGCGAGAGGCGGGCGCCGTCATCGACCGGGCGCGGGCGCATGATCCCGGCTTCGAGGACATCGCGATCGCGGCCACCGCCGCCGTGCGCGGCTTCACCGTCCTCACGGCCAACGAGCGGCACTTTGCCCCCCTTGGCGTGCGGCTGGCCAATCCCTTGAAGACACTGCCGCCGCCCGGCCCGTGA
- a CDS encoding type II toxin-antitoxin system Phd/YefM family antitoxin, translating into MKDLPLKDAKATLSAVVDRAVAGEPTVITRHGRKEAVLISFEEWQRISAVPSFADLLLAFPGEPGDIPERARKPARALPGAGR; encoded by the coding sequence ATGAAAGATCTCCCCCTGAAGGACGCGAAGGCGACGCTGTCGGCCGTGGTCGACCGGGCCGTCGCGGGCGAGCCGACCGTCATCACCCGCCACGGCCGGAAGGAAGCCGTGCTTATCTCTTTCGAGGAATGGCAGCGGATCTCGGCGGTGCCCAGCTTCGCCGACCTGCTGCTCGCTTTCCCGGGAGAGCCGGGCGACATCCCCGAGCGGGCCCGCAAGCCTGCCCGCGCCCTTCCCGGCGCCGGCCGCTGA